A region from the Gemmatimonas sp. genome encodes:
- the hrcA gene encoding heat-inducible transcriptional repressor HrcA gives MAISGELSERERQVLEAVIHSYVATAEPAGSRTLSRRFGLGISPATIRNTMSDLEEKGFLFHPHTSAGRVPTDKAYRVYVDSLMRVETITGDAQRRLHADISAGGSAIEAILRRAAQSLGVLTQELGVALGPRFERATLRQVELVRMSSERLLMVLTLQGGAVRTVFVEVPGVIADEALIEVTIVLNERLSGLTLEQVRTSLASRLRDVHLKPETAELLHIFVQEGEQAFGRVADPLETVVLGQPSLLADQPEFASGERLRQLIELTETRQQVASLLEAKPGANGISITIGNEHGDPRLEPFTVVTAEYQAGSLSGVIGVIGPTRMPYDKVIALVGHTSRLVSDLLC, from the coding sequence ATGGCTATTAGCGGGGAGCTCTCCGAGCGGGAGCGTCAGGTACTGGAAGCGGTGATCCATAGCTACGTGGCAACGGCCGAGCCCGCGGGTTCGCGCACGCTATCGCGTCGCTTCGGCTTGGGCATCTCTCCGGCGACCATCCGCAACACGATGAGCGATCTCGAAGAGAAAGGCTTTCTCTTTCACCCGCACACGTCAGCCGGACGCGTTCCCACCGACAAGGCGTACCGCGTGTACGTCGACTCGCTGATGCGGGTGGAGACCATTACTGGCGATGCGCAACGACGATTACATGCCGACATCTCCGCCGGCGGTTCGGCGATCGAAGCGATTCTCCGTCGAGCGGCCCAATCCCTCGGCGTGTTGACGCAGGAACTTGGCGTCGCCCTCGGCCCTCGGTTTGAACGGGCCACATTGCGACAGGTCGAGCTCGTGCGCATGTCGTCTGAGCGCCTGCTGATGGTGCTCACGCTGCAGGGTGGCGCCGTGCGCACCGTGTTCGTCGAAGTACCGGGCGTGATCGCCGACGAAGCCCTGATCGAGGTCACGATCGTGCTCAACGAGCGACTCTCCGGGCTCACGCTCGAGCAGGTGCGCACCTCGCTCGCCTCACGGCTCCGCGATGTGCACCTGAAGCCGGAAACCGCCGAGTTGCTGCACATCTTTGTGCAGGAGGGGGAGCAGGCGTTCGGCCGGGTGGCGGATCCGCTGGAGACGGTGGTGTTGGGCCAGCCGTCGTTGTTGGCCGATCAGCCGGAGTTCGCGAGCGGCGAGCGCCTGCGGCAGCTGATCGAGCTCACGGAAACCCGACAACAGGTAGCCTCGTTGCTGGAGGCGAAGCCGGGGGCAAACGGTATCTCGATCACGATCGGGAACGAGCATGGTGACCCGCGACTGGAGCCGTTTACGGTGGTGACGGCCGAGTATCAGGCAGGATCGCTCAGCGGGGTGATCGGCGTCATCGGTCCCACGCGAATGCCATACGACAAGGTGATCGCGCTGGTCGGTCACACGTCCCGTCTCGTGTCCGATTTGCTGTGCTGA
- the hemW gene encoding radical SAM family heme chaperone HemW gives MSASAASPVGYRHLYLHVPFCARRCSYCDFAIAVRKRVPWRAFADSVGAELRLRGTAESCDVLSTLYLGGGTPSRLGGEGIERLFDVLHEHIRLDADAEVTLEANPEDVSADAVAAWCRAGVNRVSLGVQSFDDRVLSWMHRVHDADAAVRAVDTLRAGGIDAMSLDLIFAAPDTLERDWSGDVTRLLALAPDHISLYGLTIEPHTPLGRWQARGEVEEAPEDLYERQFLESHERLRSAGFEHYEVSNFARPGRRARHNSAYWQNVPYLGIGPSAHGFDGSARRWNHAALTAWESALSAGIDPMEGAETLTRQNREAEMVYLGLRTIDGLELREGEEARVATWRRQGWIESVHGTAGSRIRCTASGWLRLDALAVDLTALRSRS, from the coding sequence GTGAGCGCTTCGGCGGCTTCACCCGTGGGCTATCGGCATCTGTACTTGCACGTACCGTTCTGTGCGCGGCGCTGCAGCTATTGTGATTTCGCGATCGCCGTGCGCAAGCGGGTGCCGTGGCGTGCGTTCGCCGATTCGGTCGGCGCCGAGCTTCGCCTTCGCGGTACCGCAGAGTCGTGTGACGTGTTGAGCACGCTGTATCTCGGTGGAGGCACGCCGTCGCGATTGGGCGGCGAGGGCATCGAGCGCTTGTTCGATGTACTGCACGAGCACATTCGACTGGACGCGGACGCCGAGGTCACGCTCGAAGCGAACCCGGAAGACGTGTCGGCCGACGCCGTGGCAGCGTGGTGTCGGGCGGGTGTGAATCGGGTGAGCTTAGGTGTCCAAAGCTTCGATGATCGGGTGCTGTCGTGGATGCATCGCGTGCATGACGCGGATGCCGCCGTGCGCGCGGTTGACACCCTCCGCGCCGGCGGCATTGATGCGATGTCGCTCGACCTCATCTTCGCGGCGCCGGATACGCTGGAGCGGGACTGGAGCGGCGATGTCACGCGACTTCTCGCACTCGCTCCCGATCACATTTCGCTGTACGGTCTCACCATCGAACCGCACACGCCGCTCGGGCGATGGCAGGCCCGTGGTGAGGTCGAGGAAGCGCCCGAAGATCTCTACGAGCGGCAGTTCCTCGAGTCGCACGAGCGACTGCGGTCCGCCGGCTTCGAGCACTACGAGGTGTCGAATTTCGCCCGGCCCGGCCGACGCGCGCGACACAACAGTGCGTATTGGCAGAACGTGCCGTATCTGGGCATCGGGCCATCGGCGCACGGCTTTGACGGATCGGCGCGTCGCTGGAACCACGCGGCATTGACGGCATGGGAGTCGGCGTTGTCCGCTGGAATCGACCCGATGGAGGGAGCGGAAACGCTCACCAGACAGAACCGTGAGGCCGAGATGGTGTACCTTGGGTTACGCACGATCGACGGACTGGAGCTTCGGGAAGGTGAGGAAGCCCGCGTCGCCACGTGGCGTCGGCAGGGGTGGATCGAGTCTGTTCATGGGACTGCCGGATCTCGGATCCGGTGCACCGCCTCCGGATGGCTTCGGCTCGATGCCCTGGCCGTCGACTTGACAGCACTTCGAAGTCGTTCGTAG
- the dprA gene encoding DNA-processing protein DprA codes for MTRSFFPEEVVDAREVIALRQVAGLGDVGVARLLSLHGDAARALASVAAARRDDALGTADRILADLRRIGGEALVAGTERYPSRLLELADSPPVIYAQGTLVSANPPAVAIVGTRAASAYGLRVARAIATACARAGVTIVSGLARGIDGAAHEAALAAGGRTVAVLGTGLDVHYPRSHRTLQERIARDGLLLTEQRPGDTGHGGTFPRRNRIIAALADLTVVVEAGTGSGALITADHALELNRTVACVPNAIDQVSSLGSNALLKMHAEPILAVDDVLALLRVDRSISTHMALDGDAARCWDAVQRGARDIEQVAAHAQLRPREAAAVLSALEIDGLVHFGPSGQVHPSIGVS; via the coding sequence GTGACGCGCAGTTTCTTCCCTGAAGAGGTGGTGGACGCGCGCGAGGTGATCGCGCTGCGTCAGGTCGCCGGACTCGGCGACGTTGGCGTAGCGCGACTCCTGTCGCTTCATGGCGACGCGGCGCGCGCGCTGGCGTCGGTCGCTGCGGCGCGACGCGACGACGCATTGGGTACGGCCGACCGCATTCTGGCGGACCTGCGTCGCATCGGCGGGGAGGCGCTCGTGGCCGGAACCGAGCGCTACCCGTCGCGACTCCTCGAACTCGCCGACTCGCCTCCGGTGATCTACGCGCAGGGCACACTGGTTAGCGCGAATCCGCCGGCCGTGGCGATCGTGGGCACCCGCGCGGCGTCGGCATACGGACTGCGCGTGGCGCGCGCCATCGCCACCGCCTGCGCCCGCGCCGGTGTGACGATCGTGAGCGGATTGGCTCGCGGCATTGACGGCGCGGCGCATGAGGCGGCGCTGGCAGCGGGCGGGCGTACCGTGGCGGTTCTCGGCACGGGTCTCGACGTGCATTACCCGCGTTCGCATCGCACCCTGCAGGAACGCATCGCGCGTGATGGGCTGTTGCTGACCGAGCAGAGGCCGGGTGACACTGGACACGGTGGCACCTTCCCCCGACGGAATCGCATCATTGCGGCGCTGGCCGACCTCACCGTCGTTGTCGAAGCTGGTACAGGGAGCGGCGCGCTGATCACCGCCGATCACGCGCTCGAATTGAATCGAACGGTCGCCTGCGTACCGAACGCCATCGATCAGGTCTCGTCGCTCGGCAGCAATGCGCTGCTGAAGATGCACGCCGAGCCGATTCTGGCCGTGGACGACGTGTTGGCCTTGCTTCGCGTCGATCGGTCGATCTCCACCCACATGGCCCTCGATGGCGATGCAGCGCGGTGCTGGGACGCCGTGCAACGCGGCGCGCGCGACATCGAGCAGGTTGCGGCGCACGCTCAGTTGCGCCCTCGTGAAGCGGCCGCTGTGCTGAGTGCGCTCGAAATCGATGGACTCGTGCACTTCGGGCCATCGGGGCAGGTGCATCCGTCCATCGGCGTATCGTGA
- the obgE gene encoding GTPase ObgE — MFVDRVLVKVEAGTGGSGQTSFRREKFAPMGGPDGGDGGRGGDVIVRGDRNLTTLLDYTYRDAWKAERGQHGEGSNRTGRSGEDIVLPVPPGTVVRDAETQEFLGEVMEDGHTILVAKGGRGGKGNSFFVTPTHQSPREWQPGEEGTARTLELELKLIADIGLVGQPNAGKSTLLSVISAARPKIADYPFTTLSPNLGVVPLSDHRSFVVADIPGIIEGASEGKGLGLRFLRHIERTRMLAFMIPIDAEDWQAELDQLRHEISSYSTELAAKPYCVVFTKLDLLGEHYVPDIEAPGAFGKYAISAAGRMGLDVVLDAWWRELLAMRVEAEKPARDAQFLP; from the coding sequence ATGTTCGTAGATCGCGTACTCGTGAAGGTCGAAGCAGGAACCGGTGGTTCGGGACAGACGTCGTTTCGCCGCGAGAAATTCGCGCCGATGGGTGGCCCTGATGGCGGCGACGGCGGACGTGGCGGCGACGTGATCGTACGCGGCGACCGGAACCTGACCACGCTCCTCGACTACACGTACCGCGATGCCTGGAAGGCCGAACGCGGACAGCACGGCGAAGGGTCGAACCGGACCGGCCGCTCGGGCGAGGACATCGTGTTGCCGGTGCCTCCCGGCACGGTCGTGCGCGACGCCGAGACGCAGGAGTTTCTCGGTGAAGTCATGGAGGATGGACACACCATTCTCGTGGCAAAGGGCGGTCGGGGGGGCAAGGGCAACTCCTTCTTCGTGACGCCCACGCACCAGTCGCCGCGCGAGTGGCAGCCGGGTGAGGAAGGAACAGCCCGCACGCTCGAACTCGAACTCAAGCTGATCGCCGATATCGGTCTCGTCGGACAGCCGAATGCGGGCAAGAGCACGCTTCTCTCGGTTATTTCGGCGGCGCGCCCGAAGATCGCTGACTATCCGTTCACGACGTTGTCGCCGAACCTCGGCGTCGTCCCGCTCAGCGATCACCGCTCGTTCGTGGTGGCCGATATTCCGGGAATCATCGAAGGCGCGTCCGAAGGCAAGGGACTTGGCCTTCGGTTCCTGCGACACATCGAGCGTACGCGCATGCTCGCGTTCATGATCCCCATCGACGCGGAAGACTGGCAGGCGGAACTCGATCAGCTGCGTCACGAGATCTCCTCGTACTCCACCGAACTCGCCGCGAAGCCGTATTGCGTCGTCTTCACGAAGCTCGATCTGCTGGGCGAACACTACGTGCCGGACATCGAAGCGCCTGGTGCGTTCGGCAAGTACGCGATCAGCGCGGCCGGACGTATGGGGCTCGATGTCGTGCTCGACGCGTGGTGGCGTGAGCTGCTCGCCATGCGCGTGGAAGCCGAGAAGCCGGCACGTGACGCGCAGTTTCTTCCCTGA
- a CDS encoding carboxymuconolactone decarboxylase family protein — protein MTPYDGEPRMGEAGARTHDTVGVGSMTARGHVSVTLDALDAETAALVRLAAVLAGGSEAEVRAELSGVNDVVNPIWVEEVILQTYLFAGFPRALNAARDWRRISGRLAPSPADDREAEELDFVARGEATCATVYGEFYDRLRVNIRGLHPALDRWMITEGYGKVLGRPLLDLARRELCVVAACAIARQDRQLHSHLHGALNAGASAGVVTAALRVVSPLISDDDMRRYLGLWARVQGK, from the coding sequence ATGACGCCGTATGACGGCGAGCCGCGCATGGGCGAGGCAGGCGCGCGTACGCATGACACCGTGGGCGTTGGTTCGATGACAGCCCGCGGCCACGTGTCCGTTACACTCGATGCACTCGATGCGGAGACGGCGGCGCTCGTTCGGCTTGCGGCGGTGCTGGCCGGCGGCAGCGAGGCGGAGGTTCGTGCGGAACTGTCGGGGGTGAATGACGTCGTCAATCCGATCTGGGTCGAGGAAGTCATTCTTCAGACGTACCTGTTCGCCGGGTTTCCGCGCGCGCTCAACGCGGCGCGAGATTGGCGGCGGATCTCCGGTCGCCTCGCACCATCGCCGGCCGACGACCGAGAAGCTGAGGAGCTGGACTTTGTGGCGCGAGGCGAGGCGACGTGCGCCACGGTGTACGGCGAATTTTACGATCGGTTGCGTGTGAACATTCGTGGACTCCATCCGGCGTTGGATCGGTGGATGATCACGGAGGGATACGGCAAAGTGCTCGGCCGGCCGTTGCTCGATCTGGCACGACGAGAATTGTGTGTGGTCGCCGCGTGCGCGATTGCACGACAAGACCGGCAGCTGCATTCGCATCTGCACGGTGCGCTGAACGCGGGAGCGTCGGCGGGTGTCGTGACGGCCGCGTTGCGGGTGGTCTCGCCATTGATCAGCGACGACGACATGCGTCGCTATCTCGGTCTGTGGGCGCGAGTGCAGGGGAAGTAG
- a CDS encoding asparaginase: protein MSETRSIFSGAGAPHAEPDGASVQGPFASATPMVFAPALRERRFDVVVTRGGTVESRHRVHAAVVDANGTLLEGVRNPHTETWWRSCAKPFQVMPLVRAGGLERLGWGSSQLALACASHGGEPEHVALAESMLAGIGLEEGDLACGAHEPLASRGARLLRESGDRVTRLHNNCSGKHAAMLARAVLLGEPTTGYEQASHAVQRAAHETVATWAGMTPEQVRVAVDGCGVTVFSLPLANMALSYARLAHASTHGDETSRRIVHAMTTHPFLVGGSDRFDTRLMEAIGGNVLCKVGAEGVHTFAIIDRGIGFALKVEDGSQRAQFVAVLAMLAEYGGLPSPLPESLRDAAVRAVRNTRGEQVGEVFVSVASLGAPVRNDAV from the coding sequence GTGAGCGAGACTCGATCGATATTCTCAGGCGCTGGTGCGCCGCACGCCGAGCCGGATGGCGCGTCCGTACAGGGGCCGTTCGCATCGGCGACGCCGATGGTATTCGCCCCGGCGCTCCGGGAGCGCCGCTTCGATGTGGTGGTGACGCGCGGCGGTACGGTCGAATCGCGTCACCGTGTCCATGCTGCCGTCGTGGACGCCAACGGGACGCTGCTGGAGGGCGTGCGCAATCCGCACACGGAGACGTGGTGGCGTTCGTGTGCCAAGCCCTTTCAGGTGATGCCGCTGGTGCGGGCGGGCGGCCTGGAACGTCTGGGCTGGGGCTCGAGCCAGTTGGCCTTGGCCTGCGCATCCCACGGTGGCGAACCGGAGCATGTGGCACTGGCCGAGTCGATGCTCGCCGGAATCGGTCTCGAGGAAGGCGACCTCGCCTGTGGGGCCCATGAGCCGCTGGCGTCGCGCGGCGCACGGCTGCTTCGCGAGTCGGGCGATCGGGTCACGCGCCTCCACAACAACTGCTCGGGAAAACACGCGGCCATGCTGGCGCGGGCAGTGCTTCTCGGCGAGCCCACCACCGGCTACGAGCAGGCGTCGCATGCGGTACAGCGGGCGGCACACGAGACCGTTGCCACGTGGGCGGGCATGACGCCGGAGCAGGTCCGTGTTGCGGTCGACGGTTGCGGCGTGACAGTCTTCTCGCTCCCGCTGGCGAATATGGCGCTCTCGTACGCACGACTCGCCCACGCGTCGACTCACGGAGACGAGACGAGCCGGCGTATAGTGCATGCCATGACGACGCATCCGTTCCTCGTGGGCGGCAGCGATCGGTTCGATACACGCCTCATGGAGGCGATCGGCGGAAACGTGTTGTGCAAAGTCGGCGCGGAAGGTGTGCACACGTTTGCGATCATCGACCGCGGTATCGGTTTCGCACTCAAGGTCGAGGACGGCTCGCAGCGGGCGCAGTTCGTCGCCGTGCTGGCGATGCTGGCGGAGTACGGCGGATTGCCATCGCCGTTGCCGGAGAGCTTGCGCGACGCGGCCGTTCGGGCCGTGCGCAACACGCGTGGCGAACAGGTCGGCGAAGTGTTCGTGAGTGTGGCGTCGCTCGGCGCGCCTGTACGCAATGACGCCGTATGA
- a CDS encoding DMT family transporter — MLAASLIGISFAAPLIRLSASSAIVIATWRLGLSMLIVGAALMFTGSWREWRLLSRRELLLAAGAGVLLALHFWSWNASLRYTTVAASVALVNLQPVLIASVSALWLHESPSGRQWIGVVIAVIGALVVGLADVPGGLPGIVSAIAGGSTTEGGGRALFGDLLALVGAVTAALYYLIGRRLRQRVGVWPYVSLAYGAAFVTCLLIALASGEVLLPQPRRELSIFAGLAIGPMLLGHTGMNWALGHLPAFVVNLTTLGEPIGATILAALLPGIAEVPGIGTVVGGALVLAGVLLASPRAQASTER, encoded by the coding sequence GTGCTGGCGGCGTCGCTGATCGGGATCTCCTTTGCGGCACCGCTGATCCGGCTGTCTGCGAGTTCAGCCATCGTGATCGCCACGTGGCGACTGGGTTTGTCGATGCTCATCGTCGGAGCGGCCCTGATGTTCACGGGCTCCTGGCGAGAGTGGCGTCTGCTGTCCCGACGGGAATTGCTGCTGGCCGCGGGTGCCGGAGTGTTGCTCGCGCTCCACTTCTGGAGCTGGAATGCCTCGTTGCGCTACACGACGGTCGCGGCCTCGGTCGCGTTGGTGAATCTGCAGCCCGTGCTGATCGCCAGTGTGTCGGCGCTCTGGCTGCATGAGTCTCCCTCCGGACGTCAATGGATCGGGGTCGTCATCGCCGTGATTGGTGCGCTGGTGGTGGGGTTGGCCGACGTCCCCGGGGGATTGCCGGGAATTGTCTCCGCGATCGCCGGCGGATCGACCACGGAGGGTGGCGGCCGTGCGCTGTTCGGCGACCTCTTGGCGCTCGTGGGCGCGGTTACGGCCGCGTTGTACTACTTGATCGGGCGCCGGCTTCGGCAGCGTGTCGGGGTGTGGCCCTACGTTTCTCTCGCCTATGGGGCAGCCTTTGTCACATGTCTGCTCATTGCGCTCGCCAGTGGCGAGGTCCTGTTGCCGCAGCCGCGCCGCGAACTGTCGATCTTTGCGGGACTTGCCATCGGCCCCATGCTACTCGGACACACCGGTATGAACTGGGCGCTCGGCCACCTGCCGGCATTTGTGGTGAATCTCACGACGCTAGGTGAGCCGATCGGTGCCACGATCCTGGCCGCCCTCCTCCCGGGCATCGCCGAGGTTCCGGGCATCGGCACGGTCGTGGGAGGGGCGCTCGTTCTGGCCGGCGTCCTGCTCGCGTCACCCCGCGCCCAGGCCTCCACGGAGCGCTGA
- a CDS encoding PfkB family carbohydrate kinase gives MSIDKPSRHVAITMAELADSRISGAAKEIPISDAASTRTGERRETGDLLGEDEAGIAAGGGKGTAQPVTKLMGPTSFPAMTPTISRARLEALLADAASQHVVIIGDAMLDVYLRGDVDRISPEAPVPVVRVRDRKLALGGAANVAQNVAAVGAGCDLVAVVGDDGAGSTLRERLQAGRMESRSLVVVGRPTTTKTRVMARSQQLVRFDEEDDADLESADVARVLEAIETAMPHATALVFEDYNKGVLVPAVIEGAIAAARTRNLPIVVDPKFRNFFAYRGATVFKPNRRELESALGAAVDLEHPAALPETFARLGVEHLLLTLGERGMALVSSDGVVHRVPTTAREVYDVVGAGDTVTAYLATMLAAGATALEAAIVANYAAGVEVGKLGAATVTPHEVLEAYDAHIADA, from the coding sequence ATGAGCATCGACAAACCCAGTCGCCACGTGGCGATCACGATGGCTGAACTCGCAGACAGCCGGATCAGCGGTGCCGCAAAGGAGATCCCGATCAGCGACGCCGCCAGCACGAGGACTGGCGAACGGCGAGAGACGGGGGATTTGCTGGGAGAGGACGAGGCGGGCATCGCGGCGGGAGGAGGCAAGGGAACGGCACAACCGGTGACGAAGCTTATGGGTCCGACTAGCTTCCCCGCCATGACGCCCACCATCTCCCGCGCTCGGCTCGAGGCATTGCTGGCTGACGCCGCCTCGCAGCACGTGGTCATCATCGGCGATGCCATGCTCGACGTGTACCTTCGTGGCGACGTCGACCGCATCTCCCCCGAGGCGCCCGTCCCCGTGGTGCGCGTGCGCGACCGCAAGCTGGCCCTCGGTGGCGCAGCGAACGTGGCGCAGAACGTCGCGGCCGTTGGCGCGGGGTGCGATCTCGTGGCCGTGGTCGGAGACGACGGGGCTGGCAGCACCCTGCGCGAGCGCCTCCAGGCCGGTCGCATGGAGTCGCGGTCGCTCGTCGTGGTCGGTCGACCCACCACGACCAAGACCCGCGTCATGGCGCGATCCCAGCAGCTGGTGCGGTTCGATGAAGAAGATGACGCGGACCTCGAAAGCGCAGACGTGGCGCGTGTGCTCGAGGCCATCGAAACCGCCATGCCGCACGCAACGGCGCTCGTCTTCGAAGACTATAACAAAGGCGTGCTCGTCCCGGCGGTCATCGAAGGCGCGATCGCTGCCGCGCGCACGCGGAATCTCCCGATCGTCGTAGATCCGAAGTTCCGCAACTTCTTTGCGTATCGTGGGGCCACCGTGTTTAAGCCGAATCGTCGAGAGCTTGAAAGTGCACTCGGCGCGGCTGTTGATCTGGAACATCCGGCGGCGTTGCCGGAGACCTTTGCGCGCCTCGGCGTCGAGCACTTGCTGCTCACGCTCGGTGAGCGCGGCATGGCACTGGTCTCGTCAGACGGCGTGGTGCATCGCGTCCCCACCACCGCCCGTGAGGTGTACGACGTGGTCGGTGCCGGCGACACCGTCACGGCGTATCTGGCGACGATGCTCGCCGCGGGAGCCACCGCGCTCGAGGCAGCGATCGTGGCGAACTACGCCGCCGGCGTCGAAGTG